TACACTTTGCTTTCGTTATTGCATGCACGCCCAAAAACACAGATTCTTtaagtttttgaaaataaattttacatattttaagACCAGTTTAAAAAGCATTATAAATCATAAGGGTTAATAgtttaaaatatgaaaaaatatataatatatgcgtgATCAAAGAAGAACATCCTTTGACTCCCCAATAATATTATCTGGTGTAGATTGTCTTCACTATTTACTATTTTGCTTCTTACAATTTGAATAGAACAGATTGACCCAACAaaaatttcatatattttatttaCCATTTTCAGATGTTACTTTATACTAATCGTCTATGATGTTATTTGTAATGACCAGATGAATTTTCAAGAATACAATGTTAGGGAAACATTTTGCATTTTACAACCTAACAATTGTACTTTTTCCTTTGATATTCGTGCAGTTAAACTTAGTTGTTTATTCACAACTCGGCAAAGCAACTgcattttccttaattagataTAACTCAGAAATCCTTGTAAATGTCATCATTCGCTTCTGTATTCAGCACAAAACTAGGAAATGCAGCTGTGATATCCCTGCAAAGTAACAAAACTCATCCTTTCAATTCACTAAAATCAGCAGAAGTTTGATAAATTAGCACTACTCAAGTATTTTATGAGCAATTCCAACATAGTTCTATTACTTTGATGTGACAAAATATAATCCTATAATTTTATTGTTATAGCAGGTAAATTTTACATAAATACAAAGCAAGTGATAGAGGAAGATTAGAGAATTACTTGAGATATGGAATTGTCATGTTCTTCAATAAAGATGGATTTAGAGCTGCAAAACTATTCCACTCTTCTATATCTATCTTTCCATCCCCTTTAGAATCTGCCTCCTCAAATGTCTTGGCCCAAAAAAATTAGATTAATAATATGAGTTAGTTAACTTTAAATGCTATATTATTCCGACTTTATACTATTGCATTTTTTCTCTATACTATTATGATTTTTGCATGCTTGCTTGGAGTCGAACGTCTACTGGAAACAACATCTCTAcctccacaaggtaggggtaatgCTTCTATTCACtatcctctccagaccccacttgtgggatcagTGGTGAAGCCAAAAAATTCAATAAATGTGttcaaatttgaacacccttTGCAGTGGGCTATGCAAGGATGTTCAAACtatttttttaatcaataacaaataatattttaccCTGAACATAATATAATTTCTCGGCGAAGATTGTTCAATTGACCACCCTTGGCCATACGTAGCTTCGCCCCTGTGTGGAATTACACTGTGTTTGTTATTGTTGCTACGTTAGtcggactcttcaaaaatgctaTTAGGCACTCGTTAGATTCTCCAAAAGTAGTACATCTTTGGAGGATCGAACACAAGTACGACAATATTATTGAATAATTTAGTGACCatccccccaccccccaccccacaCCCAGTAAGTTGCATGTAAATAATACCTTGTCGACAATAGCTTCAACTATATCATCAGTGAGTATCAATTCTGACTCATATAATAGTGCTAAAATCAGCTCCTTCACCTGAACTCAGCTCAAATTCAAGGAGAAAAAACAGAAATAAGGGTTTATTTGGCCTCTATTAAGAGGAATTAACTTAAATAGCCGTCCATTCAATTGCTTAAATTAAATATAACTAGCggatatataaaatatgtataattcatgtataatatgtatataactgtatataatcaatatatagtTTATGTATACCGGTTAGAAAAAATAAGGATTAAATATGACaggttacaacaacaacaacaactcagtataatcctactagtggggtctgaggagggtagtgtgtacgtagaccttacccctaccctggggtagagagattgtttctgatagacccttggctccctccctccaagaactcctcaccttgctcttggggtgactcgaactcacaacctcttggttggaagtggagggtgctcaccactagagcaactcaaTCTTGTCAAATATGACAGTTACTTGTGTAAAAATCCCTTCTATTAAAAGTCATATGTTATGCTAACTTCACACTAAACCAAATTTATCCACTATAACAATAAAGTTCCAAACCAATTTTTTGTAACTACAAGTATAATATAGTCACAGAACTATATTTTGCATATCAAAGTGACTGAAATTTACCCGCTGTAatagaaaaattacaaaactttTACCCTCTATAACATTAACGATAATGTCACCTTGATGTGTAGGTTTGTCGTTATAGTGTATAAAGTTTAGTGACTTTACCGTTATAGCAGGTAAAAGTCAAGTCACTTGAATCTACTATTATAGTAGATAAAGTTTAGTGACTAATGTTATAATGACTAAAGTTTAATATTTTAAGGTGATTAAAGAAATAGTTTTGTGACTCTACGGTTATTATGTTGTTATATGAGTAGTGCATATTTACCTCTTCACGTCCAATGAAGCCTCTTTGCCATAAGTCATACACTTTAAATGCAACTGCAGCATCAGAAACCACAGGGTTCAATGCAACAGCAGTTTACGTTGCTCGGACCTTCCAAAAATATTGCCGATCCCGTATCGAATTCTCTATGTATTTTTGGAGAATTCAGCACACAACCCGACGACATTTTtaaagagtccgagcaacattgGTAGAAACATCTGTCTGATTTCATTGCCTTATCTAATGCCAGAAAAACACCTAATTGGAAATTCATACCAGCAATTTTCTCTGCTTGAGAAGCATCAGGATGGAAGATGCTTAGTGTACGAATAAACTCGCCAAAGTCTATTAGCCCATCATTGTTGGAGTCAAACAACTTGAACATCTATACGTAACTGACATTACTGTCAGAGTCAGAGTCAGGATTTGAAACTTATGAATTCAGTATTCTAATttttttaagttactgggttctaaactAATAATTTGTGcacaattcaataatttttacgaCAAATACAAAAGTTACTGGTTCAGCCGAATCCATATCCAAAGGGTTACTGTCAAACCAAGGTTTAAGAAAATGTACATAATGAAAAAATGGCCATTGCAGCGCATAAGCAAATCGACGCGGATTTTTCGGGTTCAACTGAATCTATTACTTTCTGTTCAGATTATgtatacaaaaaaattaaaatatattatataacaAGATCAGCTCATGCTGAAGCAGTGGCAGAATTAGGAATTTTGGCAATGAGATTAAGAAATACAAGAATAACACATTTTGGATTATGAACCTATGACTTTAAGTAAATTTTGAACCTCTTTACCATTACACTAGACGTTTCTCTTATGTCAAGGGAAATCAATAATAgtctatatatacaaaaaaaaaaaaggaagaagattaTTTTTACTGTATTTGCGcagtattatttttttaataaaatggaTTTAGTTCTCCTTCCCAAGAGGTGGCTCGGCTCTTGTTCTGAATTCACTGACTCTAGATCTTGAATTCGCCACTGGTACAACGTAAAATATATGCACGCTAAAGTATAGAGCTAAAAAGAAGTTAACTAACCCTGTCTGAAAACAGAGATTGCTTCCTGCTATCTCTGAATAATCCAAGCTGGAACTCTTCCTGTAACAAACTCAAACTTATATTAAGTCATCAAATataataagaattttttttaagaaagaaagaaatgatgGAATTTACTCTGCTAATAAAGAAAGACAGAAATGATGGAATTTACTCTGCTAATAAAGCCATCATTGCAAATAGAACAGCTTAATTTTCTGAAGAGTTCACTTAAGGTCTTGACTTCTTCCAAAGAAACTGAAATCAGAAAAAATAGAAGTGAATGTTaagggaagaaaaaagaaaaaagaaaaaagaaaaaaggaaaaacctATACGTACAATGTGTCTGAGCTGCCAGTACAACATGATCTTCATATATCTTTTCTTGCTTTATTAAAACACAGCCCATTTTATAATAGTTTTCTGTTTTGTGTAGGCTATATATATACAGGTTTCCTGAATCTCTATAATTTATATGGAGGGGTTGGTTGTATAAATGGAAGGGAActttggagcaacggtaaagttgtatCCGTGTGACCTacaggtcacgggttcgagccgtggaagcaaTGACTAATATATGCATTAGGATAGACTGTCTACATCATGTACCCTGGGGTGCGGTCCTTCCCCAGACACTGCGTGAAAGCGGGATGCCTTGTGCACCAAATTTAATTGTATAGATAAAAAGCATAACTGAACATTCATAAGCCTTTCACCTTACTTTCTTGACCATAGAGAGGTGACAATGGGCGAGTTAGGTTAAATTTGAGTAGGTCAAAGATAGTCAAATTAATAAGCGAGTTATGATCCAACTAGTTTGAGACTAATATAAGGTATAATTGTTTTTTAGTGGAGAAAATTGTGGGAGTGACTTGGTAATATGTACGAGCAATATAAGGGGCGGAGCTACAGCCCGTGTAAAATTATACTGAATATATAGATTAACATTACTTTTTTTTACATACGTATTAAATCTTGAACTTCCTTAGAAAAATTCAGCCACTGGCCCTATAATTAAGCGCAAAGTGTACATTCTATTAAAGGTATTTATTCACATTCCTATTTTAGAGATTTTAAAAGGTACATTATATTCCTTAAGTTATCATTTTATTGTGGAACCAGGTACTCTTGCTTTTATAATGTGCGGTTGTAAGGAACGAAATTGTTCACATTCACCAAATTGGTTGTACATAAGTAGTTCCCAATGTTCCAAATTCAGGAAATTGGAAGAAGAGtaaatttttttttggttgaaaatatTTCGGAACGCATCAATCCTCCGTTCATACGTATTTCATACATTCCAGATATAGATTTGGATAAAATTTCATGTGGTTCGGAAAAACTTACTAAGTTAGCTCGAATTTCATGTCGTTTCCATTGACATTATTTGACAAATTTTTAATACAAAAAGAactcaaattattttctcaagaAGTGGTGAAGTATTAGAGCTCAAAAGTCAGTGCTACAATAGCAATAATTACGCTTCAATTTCAAGTAAGTTGAAGTGGGTTGTATTAATTGTCATTGGTCATATCGCTCAACAAAGATCATTACTGAATGAAAATATGCAAACTGAGCCCCGGACCATCACTCTGTCATCACCATACTTGTCCCGCGGAACAtgagctctgataccagttggGCAAAACCAGCTCAAGGATAATGTACTCTTACACGGTGTAATATTATCCGCTTTGATCAAGCCCACACGGTTTTTTCCATAAGACTTTATACTATTAAGAGATCTCTGCCCCTTATATGTTGACTCCCAATATTTTCAACTACCAATGTAGAACATTATTCGCATCACCAACAATCGAAAAATGCCAATTCTTATATACAAGATTAGAAAATCAAAAGATGCAAGTCAAAAGAGAGATTTGAGTACCTTGAATTGGGGTAAAATGACATAAGCAATAAATTCTAAATGGATAATGACAACAATTAACTAGGCTAGTGGTGGATTTAGCATATAATTAGCTGGTTCAAGTGTATTCAAAATTCTCAATCAGAGTAaaaatatttatgtaaaaattattaaaattttaaaataataatttttgaaccCCTAATTTCAGAAAGTGCATAATAATAAGTAGAATCTACAAAATTTGAACACATCAAATTTAAATTATGAATTCGGCTCTCGACAAGATATCCATTTCGACTAAAACTTAAAAATTTGAACACATCAAATTTAAATTATGAATTCGCTTCTTAACCAGACATCCATTTCCACATTGTTCATTTAATACAATAGGAGGTAAGGAGTGTACTAGCATTAAGTTGTAGTCTTTCCTATCATCCATATCGATTGAGCTCTCTGTAGTTATCAATCATATCTTCTTTGCATAAAACTTCAAATCCTGCTTGGAATATATTCCTCCAATTAATTTTCTAACTTATTTTTCGCCTTATACCTATATTAATCAAGAATATCTAAATCATAGCAATTAGATTCGCGTAAGGTGACACGTCCACCTCTTCTTCAGAAACTTCCTAGCCTAGAAGCATGTCATTGATGCTTGACTGGCCCTTATCAGCCCGCCCTCCATCATGGGCAGGGGCGAAGCTACATTTACTTAAGGGTCGTCAATTGACCACTTTCCGTtgaaaaattacattgtatatataggtaaaatattaaattttagagGTATattataacatatattgaacaccctttgtcggaTTTGTTTTACTTCTTTCTAGTTTGAACACCCTTAGAGAAATTCTTGACTTTGTCACTGGTCATGGACATAATTTTATAAACCATAGAAAATTTTATGGGACGTTTAATAtgacaagtttcaaaaatctaTCTTTCATACTTAAATTTTGTGCCCAATCAAACTACGTTGTGTAAATAGAAACGGAGGGACAAATGAAAATTTCTAACACATCTAGCTCTTACATGAGATATTTCTGCTTCAGGAGTCTTCTGGTGGAATATACTTTAGTGACCAAACAATTTTTCCAAATTCTGTAACCCACTTATGCTTACGATCTAACATATCAGACCACTACAATAATGCTACAAAAAAGGTAAGGTTATTATCTGGAGAATAAAGTTGAAGATGCTGGAGTTTGTGAAAAGGAAAAGGGCCAAATTTGCCCCTCTACTATATAAAATCGCTCAATTGCCTTAAGAAAATAGATTTTCAGTGACGATATTTAGTGGCGACTAATGAAGTCGAACGAACTTATGCCCATTAGTGGCGATAAACCTGGTTGCCACGATAAGTAAAGAGTTTTAGCAGCGACTTGGGAAGTCACAACGTATAACTGCGATCAAAAGTGAAATTTCTGGTAGTATACCCTTGCCGTTAGCAACTTGTCTCATTTTTAAGTTTCACTTTTTATTGTGAAATAAAATGTTTGAGAGTTGGAGTGTTTCATATGGGTCGATGTGGACTTGTCATGTACTATTTCTTGGCGTGGACTCCTTTGAATACAGGAAGATTTTTTTCAAGTGTTCGAAAcctgaaataaattaattttttcacTCAATTGTCTATATATTCTCTTAGTTTTCACATTTCAATTGTTTGATGAAATGATATGAACTAAAATATAAGCCTATTAATTGCTTTTGTTAATTAACTGTTGTTTAAGCACGTAAGAGAATATTACAAGgacaatattttctttttaaatcttAATGGGGTAGACACTTGCATGtacattatttaatttaattaaataacatcttTCAATTTTCAAAGAGAAAATGACAAAGAAGGAATCTACACTACTTCAAAAGGTGCATTCAATCTCACCTAAACCATAAACTTTTACTACTATTAAACTTTTAATTCTGACATTACAGTCCTTTTTCCAATTAAGACCTAAATTTATTACCACGTTGACCTGCAATTGTCTCATGTGATGAGATTAAGGGAATTTTTGTGATCTTTTGTAACTAAAATCCTCAAAGAAACacaaaaactgaaaataaataataaagagagaacaaataaggaagaaaaaGCAAGAACGATTAAGCAGACAAACACAATTGACTTTCCAATAGCAAATTTTCATAGATTCATACAAAGAGGCATAACAAAATGCCATATCCAACAACTACCTTAGAGATGTTAATTAATACTATAGTGAAAATCCAATAGTTTTTTTCTCATTAGATCAGATTGATCATTAATACTCTCGCTATTGAGATCATATGTTAACTACcatcatacaacaacaacaataataaattcaGTGTAATTCTACAAGTGGAGTCGGGGAAAAATACTGTTACCTTCTAAAGATAGAAATGTTGTTTTCGATAGATTCTTGGCTCAAGAAAAGTAAAATCACAGCAGCATTGAAAAGAGATGTTGACTACCATCATGTTAAACAAATATAATCACCCGCTCAAACCAGTTGCTATTGCTCCTATTAAATGGCCTGTCATCCTAGTTAACAGTTCCAGCTCCGTATCAAGATCACAATCGATGTATATTTACTAATATTACTTAAGCAAATATTCTTGTTATACTCTTGTACATCGTTGTATCTAATCTACCTTCTATATAACAGACCCTTTTTTGCCACTCCACTTTCCTTTATCTCGGCCTCTTTCCACTCTACTGGTCCGACTGATCCAATACTAGGATTATATAGGGAAAAGGTCCAAAATTGCCTATCTACTATGGTATATAGTTTAAGTTTGTCCCCCGTTAAACTTTTCGTTCAGATCCACCCCTACAGTTAACAAACTTTCTAGAATTGCCCTTAACCCTAACAGATCTCCACCGTAGCTCCCAATCCTCTATTAATTTGTCCATATCAGCTTCCATATCAGCAGGTCCCACATTAAAATTAACCTCATCATCACACACCACACAACATGACCTTCATCTTCCTCTTTCAATCCAAAATAAATTCACACCAAAACCACCGGATAACATGGCAGCTCACCAAAAAATTCCTCCGGTAGTACTAACCTCCACTATACTGGCCCCCTCTTCGTTTcccttcttctcttcttctttttcttcgtgTTCCATCATCCAAACAGCAACCCCGTTCCACCAAATAAGCAAACGGAACTGGTGAAACTCGCCGGAAAATTTACAAGGCCAACACCACTGACTTACCcccttccttcattttcttctacttattttctttttcttctttccaatttaTTGGAACTAAAAAATCAGAGGTTTCGCCATTTTTTGAACTTCGCCGGAAAATAGAACCTCGCCAGATCCCACTGAAATTCTCGGATTTGCTTGTTGGTTTTTATTTTCCTGTGACCTTTAAATAGTTGCTCATGTTAATAAAAAATCGGTGAAACTTAATTAGAAATCTGCTCGTGTTATCACTGTGCAAAAAATTGCTTCACTTTAGCTAATAAGGAAGCAATATCACGTGATGAACATGACTTTTCTATTAATTTGTTCTCTCAAGTTAATCCTATCTTTGTTGATTTGTTCCAACTTCGAATTACAAAGATGGCGTCAAATAATAGTCGAAAGAAATTAcactaaaaaattattttaataattattagaTACAACGCCGGAAACCTGCTCCAAACATATAGTGACCACCGGTGAACGCCATCGCTTACCAACAAGAAAACCCCAACTCACTTCCCATATTTCATCTATAGGATTTCACTTAAATACCAAATTGGTACCTTTCTCCTGCTTCATCTATAAGATTTCACTTAAATACCAAATTGGTACCTTTATGTTATGATAGAACTTTGTTGAATTTTCTTAGAAGTGTGCTTTGTTATGAGTTTACTGTCGATTTATGTAGATTAAGAAGAAAGGAGCTAACGATGGAAAGGGAGAGAAAGTGAGGGGTTTAGATAAGTGGGGGTGGTAAAGGAGGAGAGATAAATGAGTAAATGAGATTAGAGATGAGTAACCTGAAGTGGCAGGAGGGGAGGGGGTCGAGTGACTTGGCAGCTGACATGGAAAAAATTGAGGGATTAGGTGTCACGGTGGAGATCCGTTAGGGTTAAGGGCAATTCTAGAAAGTTTGTTAACGGTAGGGGTGGATCTGAACGAAAACTATAATGAGGGACAAACTTAAATTATATACTATAGTAGAGGGGCAATTTTGGACTTTTTCCTATTATATATATAGTTCATTTGCCTTTCGCAACACTTTTGACCAATCCATACCAATATTATAAGAAAATAGATTTTCGGTGTAGGGGCGACTATAACGAACTTATGCCTATTGATGGCGATAAACCTGGTTGCCACGATAAGTAAAGAGTCTTAGTAGCGATTTGGGAAGTCGCCGCGTTTAACTGCGACTAAAAGTGAAATTTCTTGTAGTGTTTCATATGGGTCGATGTGGACTTGTCACACACCATTTCATAGCGTGGACTCCTTTAAATACAAGGAGACGTTTTTCAAGTGTTCGAAACCTGATGTAAGTTAATTTCTTCTCTCAATTATTTATGTATTGTGCTAGTTTTCATGACTGCTATTATAAACATGAACTAAAATATAAGCCTATTAATTGCTTTTGTTAATTAACTGTTGTTCAAACACTTCAGAGAATATTACAAGgacaattttttctttttaaatcttAATGGGGTAGACACTTGCATGtacattatttaatttaattaagtaaCGTATTTCAATTTCCAAAGAAAAAATGACACAGAAGTAATCTACACTACTTCAAAAGGTGCATTCAATCTCACCTAAACCATAAACTTTTACTACTATTAAACTTTTAATTCTGACATAACAGTCCTTTTTCCAATTAAGGCCTAAATTTGTTACCAAGTTAACATGCAAGTGTCTCACATGATGATATTAAGGGCATATTTGTGACCTTTTGTAACTAAAATCGGAAGCGGAgtcagaatttgaagtttatatGTTCCGGATTCTAATTATTTTTAAGTTagtgggttctaaattaataatttgtacatatttaacgAATTTCATCAAACAAATACAGGGTTCGAACTAAAACtattgggttcggccgaacccgtaaCTCGTTCTCTAGCTTCGCCCCAGACTAAAATCCTCCGGAAaacaaaaactgaaaataaataatGAGAGATGTTAATTAACAACATGACAAAGCTCTAAGGGTTCTGGTTtgatttgtaaatattttttccctggtattatataaaattttaattaccaaaaaaaaaaattaacaacatAATGAAAATCCTGTAATTTTCCATAACTAACATAAACCAACTGCTATTGGTCCTATTAAAGGACCTGTCATTCTAGTTAGCAGTTCCAGCTCCGTATCAAAATCACGATCGATGTTATCACTAATACTTGGGCAAATCCTTGTTATACTCTTGTACATAGTTGAATCTAATTTACCTTCTATATAATGGACCATTTTTTGCTACTTCACTTTCCTTTATCTCGATCTCTTTCCACTCTACTGGTCTGACTAATTCAAATTCGTGCGGCGGAAACTCTATTGGAGACAAAAGATCCATTATTTAGGGCTGCTGGTGGAGGACTGATCCAATGCTAGTATTTTATTCTGTTTTTCATTGGGCAGCTTAAATACACTAGGAAGAGTAGACTTCCAATTAACTCCACAAGAAGTACTTCTTTTGTGCTTTGCAGCTGAATTTGCAGTTGCAACTATCCTCATTTGCTCAAttaaagcttctgtattccctTCCTCTGATAATATTTCCTCTAATTGCTGTGGATGGATAACTAGCTTCACTCTCCAAACACCTGTT
This DNA window, taken from Nicotiana tabacum cultivar K326 chromosome 15, ASM71507v2, whole genome shotgun sequence, encodes the following:
- the LOC107798355 gene encoding calcineurin B-like protein 7 isoform X1, which translates into the protein MGCVLIKQEKIYEDHVVLAAQTHFSLEEVKTLSELFRKLSCSICNDGFISREEFQLGLFRDSRKQSLFSDRMFKLFDSNNDGLIDFGEFIRTLSIFHPDASQAEKIAVAFKVYDLWQRGFIGREEVKELILALLYESELILTDDIVEAIVDKTFEEADSKGDGKIDIEEWNSFAALNPSLLKNMTIPYLKDITAAFPSFVLNTEANDDIYKDF
- the LOC107798355 gene encoding calcineurin B-like protein 7 isoform X2 gives rise to the protein MGCVLIKQEKIYEDHVVLAAQTHFSLEEVKTLSELFRKLSCSICNDGFISREEFQLGLFRDSRKQSLFSDRMFKLFDSNNDGLIDFGEFIRTLSIFHPDASQAEKIAVAFKVYDLWQRGFIGREETFEEADSKGDGKIDIEEWNSFAALNPSLLKNMTIPYLKDITAAFPSFVLNTEANDDIYKDF